A window of the Callospermophilus lateralis isolate mCalLat2 chromosome 7, mCalLat2.hap1, whole genome shotgun sequence genome harbors these coding sequences:
- the Celf3 gene encoding CUGBP Elav-like family member 3 isoform X5, producing MNRPIQVKPADSESRGGDSSWRPEHVLPPVPYPPEDRKLFVGMLGKQQTDEDVRKMFEPFGTIDECTVLRGPDGTSKGCAFVKFQTHAEAQAAINTLHSSRTLPGASSSLVVKFADTEKERGLRRMQQVATQLGMFSPIALQFGAYSAYTQLMQQQAALVAAHSAYLSPMATMAAVQMQHMAAINANGLIATPITPSSGTSTPPAIAATPVSAIPAALGVNGYSPVPTQPTGQPAPDALYPNGVHPYPAQSPAAPVDPLQQAYAGMQHYTAAYPAAYSLVAPAFPQPPALVQQQQREGPDGCNIFIYHLPQEFTDSEILQMFVPFGFVSFDNPASAQAAIQAMNGFQIGMKRLKVQLKRPKDANRPY from the exons ATGAACAGGCCGATCCAGGTCAAGCCCGCCGACAGCGAGAGCCGAGGAG GGGACAGTAGCTGGAGGCCTGAGCATGTCCTTCCTCCTGTGCCCTACCCCCCAGAAGACCGGAAGCTCTTTGTGGGGATGCTAGGGAAGCAGCAGACAGATGAGGACGTCCGGAAGATGTTCGAGCCCTTTGGGACCATAGATGAGTGCACTGTGCTCCGGGGGCCAGATGGCACCAGCAAAG GCTGCGCCTTCGTGAAGTTCCAGACCCATGCTGAGGCCCAGGCCGCCATCAACACCCTCCACAGCAGCCGGACTCTGCCT GGTGCCTCATCCAGCCTGGTGGTGAAGTTCGCTGACACCGAGAAGGAGCGAGGTCTGCGACGCATGCAGCAGGTGGCCACCCAGCTGGGCATGTTCAGCCCCATCGCCCTCCAGTTTGGAGCCTACAGCGCCTACACCCAG CTGATGCAGCAGCAGGCGGCCCTGGTAGCGGCCCACAGTGCCTACCTCAGCCCCATGGCCACCATGGCTGCCGTGCAGATGCAGCACATGGCCGCCATCAATGCCAATGGCCTCATCGCCACCCCCATCACCCCCTCCTCAG GAACCAGCACCCCTCCTGCCATCGCTGCCACGCCCGTCTCTGCCATCCCTGCTGCCCTGGGCGTCAACGGCTACAGCCCGGTGCCCACCCAGCCCACTGGGCAGCCTGCCCCCGACGCTCTGTATCCCAACGGGGTTCACCCCTACCCAG cccagagccccgcggCCCCCGTGGACCCCCTGCAGCAGGCCTACGCAGGGATGCAGCACTATACAG CAGCCTACCCGGCAGCCTACAGCCTGGTTGCGCCCGCGTTCCCGCAGCCTCCCGCCCTAGTG cagcagcagcagcgagAAG GCCCTGATGGCTGTAACATCTTCATCTACCACCTGCCCCAGGAGTTCACGGACTCAGAGATCCTCCAGATGTTTGTCCCCTTTG GCTTTGTGAGTTTCGACAATCCAGCCAGTGCCCAGGCGGCCATCCAGGCCATGAATGGTTTCCAGATCGGCATGAAGCGCCTCAAAGTCCAGCTAAAGCGGCCTAAGGATGCCAACCGGCCCTACTGA
- the Celf3 gene encoding CUGBP Elav-like family member 3 isoform X1 — protein sequence MNRPIQVKPADSESRGGDSSWRPEHVLPPVPYPPEDRKLFVGMLGKQQTDEDVRKMFEPFGTIDECTVLRGPDGTSKGCAFVKFQTHAEAQAAINTLHSSRTLPGASSSLVVKFADTEKERGLRRMQQVATQLGMFSPIALQFGAYSAYTQLMQQQAALVAAHSAYLSPMATMAAVQMQHMAAINANGLIATPITPSSGTSTPPAIAATPVSAIPAALGVNGYSPVPTQPTGQPAPDALYPNGVHPYPAQSPAAPVDPLQQAYAGMQHYTGEAPPAYPAAYSLVAPAFPQPPALVQQQQREGPDGCNIFIYHLPQEFTDSEILQMFVPFGFVSFDNPASAQAAIQAMNGFQIGMKRLKVQLKRPKDANRPY from the exons ATGAACAGGCCGATCCAGGTCAAGCCCGCCGACAGCGAGAGCCGAGGAG GGGACAGTAGCTGGAGGCCTGAGCATGTCCTTCCTCCTGTGCCCTACCCCCCAGAAGACCGGAAGCTCTTTGTGGGGATGCTAGGGAAGCAGCAGACAGATGAGGACGTCCGGAAGATGTTCGAGCCCTTTGGGACCATAGATGAGTGCACTGTGCTCCGGGGGCCAGATGGCACCAGCAAAG GCTGCGCCTTCGTGAAGTTCCAGACCCATGCTGAGGCCCAGGCCGCCATCAACACCCTCCACAGCAGCCGGACTCTGCCT GGTGCCTCATCCAGCCTGGTGGTGAAGTTCGCTGACACCGAGAAGGAGCGAGGTCTGCGACGCATGCAGCAGGTGGCCACCCAGCTGGGCATGTTCAGCCCCATCGCCCTCCAGTTTGGAGCCTACAGCGCCTACACCCAG CTGATGCAGCAGCAGGCGGCCCTGGTAGCGGCCCACAGTGCCTACCTCAGCCCCATGGCCACCATGGCTGCCGTGCAGATGCAGCACATGGCCGCCATCAATGCCAATGGCCTCATCGCCACCCCCATCACCCCCTCCTCAG GAACCAGCACCCCTCCTGCCATCGCTGCCACGCCCGTCTCTGCCATCCCTGCTGCCCTGGGCGTCAACGGCTACAGCCCGGTGCCCACCCAGCCCACTGGGCAGCCTGCCCCCGACGCTCTGTATCCCAACGGGGTTCACCCCTACCCAG cccagagccccgcggCCCCCGTGGACCCCCTGCAGCAGGCCTACGCAGGGATGCAGCACTATACAGGTGAGGCTCCTC CAGCCTACCCGGCAGCCTACAGCCTGGTTGCGCCCGCGTTCCCGCAGCCTCCCGCCCTAGTG cagcagcagcagcgagAAG GCCCTGATGGCTGTAACATCTTCATCTACCACCTGCCCCAGGAGTTCACGGACTCAGAGATCCTCCAGATGTTTGTCCCCTTTG GCTTTGTGAGTTTCGACAATCCAGCCAGTGCCCAGGCGGCCATCCAGGCCATGAATGGTTTCCAGATCGGCATGAAGCGCCTCAAAGTCCAGCTAAAGCGGCCTAAGGATGCCAACCGGCCCTACTGA
- the Celf3 gene encoding CUGBP Elav-like family member 3 isoform X47, with amino-acid sequence MNRPIQVKPADSESRGGRSHVLPPVPYPPEDRKLFVGMLGKQQTDEDVRKMFEPFGTIDECTVLRGPDGTSKGCAFVKFQTHAEAQAAINTLHSSRTLPGASSSLVVKFADTEKERGLRRMQQVATQLGMFSPIALQFGAYSAYTQALMQQQAALVAAHSAYLSPMATMAAVQMQHMAAINANGLIATPITPSSGTSTPPAIAATPVSAIPAALGVNGYSPVPTQPTGQPAPDALYPNGVHPYPAQSPAAPVDPLQQAYAGMQHYTGEAPPAYPAAYSLVAPAFPQPPALVQQQQREGPDGCNIFIYHLPQEFTDSEILQMFVPFGHVISAKVFVDRATNQSFVSFDNPASAQAAIQAMNGFQIGMKRLKVQLKRPKDANRPY; translated from the exons ATGAACAGGCCGATCCAGGTCAAGCCCGCCGACAGCGAGAGCCGAGGAGGTAGGTCC CATGTCCTTCCTCCTGTGCCCTACCCCCCAGAAGACCGGAAGCTCTTTGTGGGGATGCTAGGGAAGCAGCAGACAGATGAGGACGTCCGGAAGATGTTCGAGCCCTTTGGGACCATAGATGAGTGCACTGTGCTCCGGGGGCCAGATGGCACCAGCAAAG GCTGCGCCTTCGTGAAGTTCCAGACCCATGCTGAGGCCCAGGCCGCCATCAACACCCTCCACAGCAGCCGGACTCTGCCT GGTGCCTCATCCAGCCTGGTGGTGAAGTTCGCTGACACCGAGAAGGAGCGAGGTCTGCGACGCATGCAGCAGGTGGCCACCCAGCTGGGCATGTTCAGCCCCATCGCCCTCCAGTTTGGAGCCTACAGCGCCTACACCCAGGCC CTGATGCAGCAGCAGGCGGCCCTGGTAGCGGCCCACAGTGCCTACCTCAGCCCCATGGCCACCATGGCTGCCGTGCAGATGCAGCACATGGCCGCCATCAATGCCAATGGCCTCATCGCCACCCCCATCACCCCCTCCTCAG GAACCAGCACCCCTCCTGCCATCGCTGCCACGCCCGTCTCTGCCATCCCTGCTGCCCTGGGCGTCAACGGCTACAGCCCGGTGCCCACCCAGCCCACTGGGCAGCCTGCCCCCGACGCTCTGTATCCCAACGGGGTTCACCCCTACCCAG cccagagccccgcggCCCCCGTGGACCCCCTGCAGCAGGCCTACGCAGGGATGCAGCACTATACAGGTGAGGCTCCTC CAGCCTACCCGGCAGCCTACAGCCTGGTTGCGCCCGCGTTCCCGCAGCCTCCCGCCCTAGTG cagcagcagcagcgagAAG GCCCTGATGGCTGTAACATCTTCATCTACCACCTGCCCCAGGAGTTCACGGACTCAGAGATCCTCCAGATGTTTGTCCCCTTTGGCCATGTCATCTCAGCCAAAGTCTTTGTTGACCGGGCCACCAATCAGA GCTTTGTGAGTTTCGACAATCCAGCCAGTGCCCAGGCGGCCATCCAGGCCATGAATGGTTTCCAGATCGGCATGAAGCGCCTCAAAGTCCAGCTAAAGCGGCCTAAGGATGCCAACCGGCCCTACTGA
- the Celf3 gene encoding CUGBP Elav-like family member 3 isoform X11 — MNRPIQVKPADSESRGGDSSWRPEHVLPPVPYPPEDRKLFVGMLGKQQTDEDVRKMFEPFGTIDECTVLRGPDGTSKGCAFVKFQTHAEAQAAINTLHSSRTLPGASSSLVVKFADTEKERGLRRMQQVATQLGMFSPIALQFGAYSAYTQLMQQQAALVAAHSAYLSPMATMAAVQMQHMAAINANGLIATPITPSSGTSTPPAIAATPVSAIPAALGVNGYSPVPTQPTGQPAPDALYPNGVHPYPAQSPAAPVDPLQQAYAGMQHYTGEAPPAYPAAYSLVAPAFPQPPALVQQQQREGFVSFDNPASAQAAIQAMNGFQIGMKRLKVQLKRPKDANRPY; from the exons ATGAACAGGCCGATCCAGGTCAAGCCCGCCGACAGCGAGAGCCGAGGAG GGGACAGTAGCTGGAGGCCTGAGCATGTCCTTCCTCCTGTGCCCTACCCCCCAGAAGACCGGAAGCTCTTTGTGGGGATGCTAGGGAAGCAGCAGACAGATGAGGACGTCCGGAAGATGTTCGAGCCCTTTGGGACCATAGATGAGTGCACTGTGCTCCGGGGGCCAGATGGCACCAGCAAAG GCTGCGCCTTCGTGAAGTTCCAGACCCATGCTGAGGCCCAGGCCGCCATCAACACCCTCCACAGCAGCCGGACTCTGCCT GGTGCCTCATCCAGCCTGGTGGTGAAGTTCGCTGACACCGAGAAGGAGCGAGGTCTGCGACGCATGCAGCAGGTGGCCACCCAGCTGGGCATGTTCAGCCCCATCGCCCTCCAGTTTGGAGCCTACAGCGCCTACACCCAG CTGATGCAGCAGCAGGCGGCCCTGGTAGCGGCCCACAGTGCCTACCTCAGCCCCATGGCCACCATGGCTGCCGTGCAGATGCAGCACATGGCCGCCATCAATGCCAATGGCCTCATCGCCACCCCCATCACCCCCTCCTCAG GAACCAGCACCCCTCCTGCCATCGCTGCCACGCCCGTCTCTGCCATCCCTGCTGCCCTGGGCGTCAACGGCTACAGCCCGGTGCCCACCCAGCCCACTGGGCAGCCTGCCCCCGACGCTCTGTATCCCAACGGGGTTCACCCCTACCCAG cccagagccccgcggCCCCCGTGGACCCCCTGCAGCAGGCCTACGCAGGGATGCAGCACTATACAGGTGAGGCTCCTC CAGCCTACCCGGCAGCCTACAGCCTGGTTGCGCCCGCGTTCCCGCAGCCTCCCGCCCTAGTG cagcagcagcagcgagAAG GCTTTGTGAGTTTCGACAATCCAGCCAGTGCCCAGGCGGCCATCCAGGCCATGAATGGTTTCCAGATCGGCATGAAGCGCCTCAAAGTCCAGCTAAAGCGGCCTAAGGATGCCAACCGGCCCTACTGA
- the Celf3 gene encoding CUGBP Elav-like family member 3 isoform X43, whose amino-acid sequence MNRPIQVKPADSESRGGDSSWRPEHVLPPVPYPPEDRKLFVGMLGKQQTDEDVRKMFEPFGTIDECTVLRGPDGTSKGCAFVKFQTHAEAQAAINTLHSSRTLPGASSSLVVKFADTEKERGLRRMQQVATQLGMFSPIALQFGAYSAYTQLMQQQAALVAAHSAYLSPMATMAAVQMQHMAAINANGLIATPITPSSGTSTPPAIAATPVSAIPAALGVNGYSPVPTQPTGQPAPDALYPNGVHPYPAQSPAAPVDPLQQAYAGMQHYTGEAPPAYPAAYSLVAPAFPQPPALVQQQQREGPDGCNIFIYHLPQEFTDSEILQMFVPFGHVISAKVFVDRATNQSKCFGFVSFDNPASAQAAIQAMNGFQIGMKRLKVQLKRPKDANRPY is encoded by the exons ATGAACAGGCCGATCCAGGTCAAGCCCGCCGACAGCGAGAGCCGAGGAG GGGACAGTAGCTGGAGGCCTGAGCATGTCCTTCCTCCTGTGCCCTACCCCCCAGAAGACCGGAAGCTCTTTGTGGGGATGCTAGGGAAGCAGCAGACAGATGAGGACGTCCGGAAGATGTTCGAGCCCTTTGGGACCATAGATGAGTGCACTGTGCTCCGGGGGCCAGATGGCACCAGCAAAG GCTGCGCCTTCGTGAAGTTCCAGACCCATGCTGAGGCCCAGGCCGCCATCAACACCCTCCACAGCAGCCGGACTCTGCCT GGTGCCTCATCCAGCCTGGTGGTGAAGTTCGCTGACACCGAGAAGGAGCGAGGTCTGCGACGCATGCAGCAGGTGGCCACCCAGCTGGGCATGTTCAGCCCCATCGCCCTCCAGTTTGGAGCCTACAGCGCCTACACCCAG CTGATGCAGCAGCAGGCGGCCCTGGTAGCGGCCCACAGTGCCTACCTCAGCCCCATGGCCACCATGGCTGCCGTGCAGATGCAGCACATGGCCGCCATCAATGCCAATGGCCTCATCGCCACCCCCATCACCCCCTCCTCAG GAACCAGCACCCCTCCTGCCATCGCTGCCACGCCCGTCTCTGCCATCCCTGCTGCCCTGGGCGTCAACGGCTACAGCCCGGTGCCCACCCAGCCCACTGGGCAGCCTGCCCCCGACGCTCTGTATCCCAACGGGGTTCACCCCTACCCAG cccagagccccgcggCCCCCGTGGACCCCCTGCAGCAGGCCTACGCAGGGATGCAGCACTATACAGGTGAGGCTCCTC CAGCCTACCCGGCAGCCTACAGCCTGGTTGCGCCCGCGTTCCCGCAGCCTCCCGCCCTAGTG cagcagcagcagcgagAAG GCCCTGATGGCTGTAACATCTTCATCTACCACCTGCCCCAGGAGTTCACGGACTCAGAGATCCTCCAGATGTTTGTCCCCTTTGGCCATGTCATCTCAGCCAAAGTCTTTGTTGACCGGGCCACCAATCAGAGCAAATGTTTTG GCTTTGTGAGTTTCGACAATCCAGCCAGTGCCCAGGCGGCCATCCAGGCCATGAATGGTTTCCAGATCGGCATGAAGCGCCTCAAAGTCCAGCTAAAGCGGCCTAAGGATGCCAACCGGCCCTACTGA
- the Celf3 gene encoding CUGBP Elav-like family member 3 isoform X42, with the protein MNRPIQVKPADSESRGGDSSWRPEHVLPPVPYPPEDRKLFVGMLGKQQTDEDVRKMFEPFGTIDECTVLRGPDGTSKGCAFVKFQTHAEAQAAINTLHSSRTLPGASSSLVVKFADTEKERGLRRMQQVATQLGMFSPIALQFGAYSAYTQALMQQQAALVAAHSAYLSPMATMAAVQMQHMAAINANGLIATPITPSSGTSTPPAIAATPVSAIPAALGVNGYSPVPTQPTGQPAPDALYPNGVHPYPAQSPAAPVDPLQQAYAGMQHYTGEAPPAYPAAYSLVAPAFPQPPALVQQQQREGPDGCNIFIYHLPQEFTDSEILQMFVPFGHVISAKVFVDRATNQSKCFGFVSFDNPASAQAAIQAMNGFQIGMKRLKVQLKRPKDANRPY; encoded by the exons ATGAACAGGCCGATCCAGGTCAAGCCCGCCGACAGCGAGAGCCGAGGAG GGGACAGTAGCTGGAGGCCTGAGCATGTCCTTCCTCCTGTGCCCTACCCCCCAGAAGACCGGAAGCTCTTTGTGGGGATGCTAGGGAAGCAGCAGACAGATGAGGACGTCCGGAAGATGTTCGAGCCCTTTGGGACCATAGATGAGTGCACTGTGCTCCGGGGGCCAGATGGCACCAGCAAAG GCTGCGCCTTCGTGAAGTTCCAGACCCATGCTGAGGCCCAGGCCGCCATCAACACCCTCCACAGCAGCCGGACTCTGCCT GGTGCCTCATCCAGCCTGGTGGTGAAGTTCGCTGACACCGAGAAGGAGCGAGGTCTGCGACGCATGCAGCAGGTGGCCACCCAGCTGGGCATGTTCAGCCCCATCGCCCTCCAGTTTGGAGCCTACAGCGCCTACACCCAGGCC CTGATGCAGCAGCAGGCGGCCCTGGTAGCGGCCCACAGTGCCTACCTCAGCCCCATGGCCACCATGGCTGCCGTGCAGATGCAGCACATGGCCGCCATCAATGCCAATGGCCTCATCGCCACCCCCATCACCCCCTCCTCAG GAACCAGCACCCCTCCTGCCATCGCTGCCACGCCCGTCTCTGCCATCCCTGCTGCCCTGGGCGTCAACGGCTACAGCCCGGTGCCCACCCAGCCCACTGGGCAGCCTGCCCCCGACGCTCTGTATCCCAACGGGGTTCACCCCTACCCAG cccagagccccgcggCCCCCGTGGACCCCCTGCAGCAGGCCTACGCAGGGATGCAGCACTATACAGGTGAGGCTCCTC CAGCCTACCCGGCAGCCTACAGCCTGGTTGCGCCCGCGTTCCCGCAGCCTCCCGCCCTAGTG cagcagcagcagcgagAAG GCCCTGATGGCTGTAACATCTTCATCTACCACCTGCCCCAGGAGTTCACGGACTCAGAGATCCTCCAGATGTTTGTCCCCTTTGGCCATGTCATCTCAGCCAAAGTCTTTGTTGACCGGGCCACCAATCAGAGCAAATGTTTTG GCTTTGTGAGTTTCGACAATCCAGCCAGTGCCCAGGCGGCCATCCAGGCCATGAATGGTTTCCAGATCGGCATGAAGCGCCTCAAAGTCCAGCTAAAGCGGCCTAAGGATGCCAACCGGCCCTACTGA
- the Celf3 gene encoding CUGBP Elav-like family member 3 isoform X13 yields MNRPIQVKPADSESRGEDRKLFVGMLGKQQTDEDVRKMFEPFGTIDECTVLRGPDGTSKGCAFVKFQTHAEAQAAINTLHSSRTLPGASSSLVVKFADTEKERGLRRMQQVATQLGMFSPIALQFGAYSAYTQLMQQQAALVAAHSAYLSPMATMAAVQMQHMAAINANGLIATPITPSSGTSTPPAIAATPVSAIPAALGVNGYSPVPTQPTGQPAPDALYPNGVHPYPAQSPAAPVDPLQQAYAGMQHYTAAYPAAYSLVAPAFPQPPALVQQQQREGPDGCNIFIYHLPQEFTDSEILQMFVPFGFVSFDNPASAQAAIQAMNGFQIGMKRLKVQLKRPKDANRPY; encoded by the exons ATGAACAGGCCGATCCAGGTCAAGCCCGCCGACAGCGAGAGCCGAGGAG AAGACCGGAAGCTCTTTGTGGGGATGCTAGGGAAGCAGCAGACAGATGAGGACGTCCGGAAGATGTTCGAGCCCTTTGGGACCATAGATGAGTGCACTGTGCTCCGGGGGCCAGATGGCACCAGCAAAG GCTGCGCCTTCGTGAAGTTCCAGACCCATGCTGAGGCCCAGGCCGCCATCAACACCCTCCACAGCAGCCGGACTCTGCCT GGTGCCTCATCCAGCCTGGTGGTGAAGTTCGCTGACACCGAGAAGGAGCGAGGTCTGCGACGCATGCAGCAGGTGGCCACCCAGCTGGGCATGTTCAGCCCCATCGCCCTCCAGTTTGGAGCCTACAGCGCCTACACCCAG CTGATGCAGCAGCAGGCGGCCCTGGTAGCGGCCCACAGTGCCTACCTCAGCCCCATGGCCACCATGGCTGCCGTGCAGATGCAGCACATGGCCGCCATCAATGCCAATGGCCTCATCGCCACCCCCATCACCCCCTCCTCAG GAACCAGCACCCCTCCTGCCATCGCTGCCACGCCCGTCTCTGCCATCCCTGCTGCCCTGGGCGTCAACGGCTACAGCCCGGTGCCCACCCAGCCCACTGGGCAGCCTGCCCCCGACGCTCTGTATCCCAACGGGGTTCACCCCTACCCAG cccagagccccgcggCCCCCGTGGACCCCCTGCAGCAGGCCTACGCAGGGATGCAGCACTATACAG CAGCCTACCCGGCAGCCTACAGCCTGGTTGCGCCCGCGTTCCCGCAGCCTCCCGCCCTAGTG cagcagcagcagcgagAAG GCCCTGATGGCTGTAACATCTTCATCTACCACCTGCCCCAGGAGTTCACGGACTCAGAGATCCTCCAGATGTTTGTCCCCTTTG GCTTTGTGAGTTTCGACAATCCAGCCAGTGCCCAGGCGGCCATCCAGGCCATGAATGGTTTCCAGATCGGCATGAAGCGCCTCAAAGTCCAGCTAAAGCGGCCTAAGGATGCCAACCGGCCCTACTGA
- the Celf3 gene encoding CUGBP Elav-like family member 3 isoform X15, translated as MNRPIQVKPADSESRGGDSSWRPEHVLPPVPYPPEDRKLFVGMLGKQQTDEDVRKMFEPFGTIDECTVLRGPDGTSKGCAFVKFQTHAEAQAAINTLHSSRTLPGASSSLVVKFADTEKERGLRRMQQVATQLGMFSPIALQFGAYSAYTQALMQQQAALVAAHSAYLSPMATMAAVQMQHMAAINANGLIATPITPSSGTSTPPAIAATPVSAIPAALGVNGYSPVPTQPTGQPAPDALYPNGVHPYPAQSPAAPVDPLQQAYAGMQHYTAAYPAAYSLVAPAFPQPPALVQQQQREGFVSFDNPASAQAAIQAMNGFQIGMKRLKVQLKRPKDANRPY; from the exons ATGAACAGGCCGATCCAGGTCAAGCCCGCCGACAGCGAGAGCCGAGGAG GGGACAGTAGCTGGAGGCCTGAGCATGTCCTTCCTCCTGTGCCCTACCCCCCAGAAGACCGGAAGCTCTTTGTGGGGATGCTAGGGAAGCAGCAGACAGATGAGGACGTCCGGAAGATGTTCGAGCCCTTTGGGACCATAGATGAGTGCACTGTGCTCCGGGGGCCAGATGGCACCAGCAAAG GCTGCGCCTTCGTGAAGTTCCAGACCCATGCTGAGGCCCAGGCCGCCATCAACACCCTCCACAGCAGCCGGACTCTGCCT GGTGCCTCATCCAGCCTGGTGGTGAAGTTCGCTGACACCGAGAAGGAGCGAGGTCTGCGACGCATGCAGCAGGTGGCCACCCAGCTGGGCATGTTCAGCCCCATCGCCCTCCAGTTTGGAGCCTACAGCGCCTACACCCAGGCC CTGATGCAGCAGCAGGCGGCCCTGGTAGCGGCCCACAGTGCCTACCTCAGCCCCATGGCCACCATGGCTGCCGTGCAGATGCAGCACATGGCCGCCATCAATGCCAATGGCCTCATCGCCACCCCCATCACCCCCTCCTCAG GAACCAGCACCCCTCCTGCCATCGCTGCCACGCCCGTCTCTGCCATCCCTGCTGCCCTGGGCGTCAACGGCTACAGCCCGGTGCCCACCCAGCCCACTGGGCAGCCTGCCCCCGACGCTCTGTATCCCAACGGGGTTCACCCCTACCCAG cccagagccccgcggCCCCCGTGGACCCCCTGCAGCAGGCCTACGCAGGGATGCAGCACTATACAG CAGCCTACCCGGCAGCCTACAGCCTGGTTGCGCCCGCGTTCCCGCAGCCTCCCGCCCTAGTG cagcagcagcagcgagAAG GCTTTGTGAGTTTCGACAATCCAGCCAGTGCCCAGGCGGCCATCCAGGCCATGAATGGTTTCCAGATCGGCATGAAGCGCCTCAAAGTCCAGCTAAAGCGGCCTAAGGATGCCAACCGGCCCTACTGA
- the Celf3 gene encoding CUGBP Elav-like family member 3 isoform X29 yields the protein MNRPIQVKPADSESRGDRKLFVGMLGKQQTDEDVRKMFEPFGTIDECTVLRGPDGTSKGCAFVKFQTHAEAQAAINTLHSSRTLPGASSSLVVKFADTEKERGLRRMQQVATQLGMFSPIALQFGAYSAYTQALMQQQAALVAAHSAYLSPMATMAAVQMQHMAAINANGLIATPITPSSGTSTPPAIAATPVSAIPAALGVNGYSPVPTQPTGQPAPDALYPNGVHPYPGGPSACHPAWSSSKPPVLSWHHSGSLLSAAQSPAAPVDPLQQAYAGMQHYTAAYPAAYSLVAPAFPQPPALVAQQPPPPPQQQQQQQQQQQQQQREGPDGCNIFIYHLPQEFTDSEILQMFVPFGHVISAKVFVDRATNQSKCFGFVSFDNPASAQAAIQAMNGFQIGMKRLKVQLKRPKDANRPY from the exons ATGAACAGGCCGATCCAGGTCAAGCCCGCCGACAGCGAGAGCCGAGGAG ACCGGAAGCTCTTTGTGGGGATGCTAGGGAAGCAGCAGACAGATGAGGACGTCCGGAAGATGTTCGAGCCCTTTGGGACCATAGATGAGTGCACTGTGCTCCGGGGGCCAGATGGCACCAGCAAAG GCTGCGCCTTCGTGAAGTTCCAGACCCATGCTGAGGCCCAGGCCGCCATCAACACCCTCCACAGCAGCCGGACTCTGCCT GGTGCCTCATCCAGCCTGGTGGTGAAGTTCGCTGACACCGAGAAGGAGCGAGGTCTGCGACGCATGCAGCAGGTGGCCACCCAGCTGGGCATGTTCAGCCCCATCGCCCTCCAGTTTGGAGCCTACAGCGCCTACACCCAGGCC CTGATGCAGCAGCAGGCGGCCCTGGTAGCGGCCCACAGTGCCTACCTCAGCCCCATGGCCACCATGGCTGCCGTGCAGATGCAGCACATGGCCGCCATCAATGCCAATGGCCTCATCGCCACCCCCATCACCCCCTCCTCAG GAACCAGCACCCCTCCTGCCATCGCTGCCACGCCCGTCTCTGCCATCCCTGCTGCCCTGGGCGTCAACGGCTACAGCCCGGTGCCCACCCAGCCCACTGGGCAGCCTGCCCCCGACGCTCTGTATCCCAACGGGGTTCACCCCTACCCAGGTGGGCCCTCCGCCTGTCACCCTGCCTGGTCCTCCTCCAAGCCACCTGTCCTGTCCTGGCA CCACTCAGGGTCCCTGCTCtccgcagcccagagccccgcggCCCCCGTGGACCCCCTGCAGCAGGCCTACGCAGGGATGCAGCACTATACAG CAGCCTACCCGGCAGCCTACAGCCTGGTTGCGCCCGCGTTCCCGCAGCCTCCCGCCCTAGTGGCCCAGCAGCCTCCACCTCCGcctcaacagcagcagcagcaacagcagcagcagcagcagcagcagcgagAAG GCCCTGATGGCTGTAACATCTTCATCTACCACCTGCCCCAGGAGTTCACGGACTCAGAGATCCTCCAGATGTTTGTCCCCTTTGGCCATGTCATCTCAGCCAAAGTCTTTGTTGACCGGGCCACCAATCAGAGCAAATGTTTTG GCTTTGTGAGTTTCGACAATCCAGCCAGTGCCCAGGCGGCCATCCAGGCCATGAATGGTTTCCAGATCGGCATGAAGCGCCTCAAAGTCCAGCTAAAGCGGCCTAAGGATGCCAACCGGCCCTACTGA